One genomic window of Vibrio rhizosphaerae includes the following:
- a CDS encoding anaerobic sulfatase maturase gives MQNQIENFQLLSKPTGSVCNIDCEYCFYLEKEKLYPSRKQNWQMDEETLKNYVKTNIESQSAPVIDFIWQGGEPTLAGLAFFEKAVAYQQRYAQGKQINNFFQTNGLNLTPSWAKFFHRHQFLIGLSIDGNAEHHNRYRRTKSGKNTYDKVIEAIELLKKYQVEFNTLTVVSEHNVHEPLEVYRALKAIGSHYMQFIPLVERIANQADANGLFLIKPDFSDPCQVAPWTVPSAAYGHFLNTIFDEWQKHDIGQYFVMNFEQTMTQLIGGKGSCVFSEECGANLALEANGDVYSCDHFVFPDNKLGNIHHNNLLKMVNSEQQIQFSQSKSKDISVDCLQCPVKAVCHGGCPKHRFSLSSNGIPNKNYLCDGYKVHFSHCVPPMKEIIRRVLQSA, from the coding sequence ATGCAAAACCAGATTGAAAATTTTCAGCTCTTGTCGAAGCCGACCGGCTCCGTGTGTAACATTGATTGCGAATACTGTTTCTATCTGGAGAAGGAGAAACTTTATCCGAGCCGGAAACAGAACTGGCAAATGGATGAAGAGACGCTGAAAAACTATGTAAAAACTAATATTGAATCCCAGTCGGCACCGGTTATCGACTTTATCTGGCAAGGCGGGGAACCGACTCTGGCTGGATTGGCGTTTTTTGAAAAAGCAGTGGCGTATCAACAGCGTTATGCACAGGGAAAACAGATTAATAACTTTTTCCAGACCAATGGCCTGAACCTGACGCCGAGCTGGGCGAAATTTTTTCACCGTCATCAATTTCTGATCGGCCTTTCTATTGATGGTAACGCCGAGCATCATAATCGCTATCGGCGCACGAAGTCAGGCAAAAATACTTATGACAAGGTGATTGAAGCCATTGAGTTATTGAAAAAATATCAAGTCGAATTTAATACGCTGACAGTAGTCAGTGAGCATAATGTCCATGAACCGCTGGAAGTCTACCGTGCTTTAAAAGCCATCGGCAGTCATTACATGCAGTTTATTCCGCTGGTCGAGCGGATTGCCAATCAGGCGGATGCCAACGGCCTGTTCCTGATTAAGCCCGACTTTTCAGATCCGTGTCAGGTTGCCCCGTGGACGGTGCCTTCCGCCGCTTATGGTCATTTTCTGAATACCATTTTTGACGAATGGCAGAAACATGACATCGGCCAGTATTTTGTGATGAATTTTGAGCAGACCATGACCCAGCTTATCGGTGGTAAAGGCAGTTGTGTTTTCTCTGAAGAGTGTGGTGCCAATCTGGCATTAGAAGCGAACGGTGATGTCTATTCGTGCGATCACTTTGTTTTTCCCGACAATAAACTGGGGAATATTCACCACAATAATCTGCTCAAGATGGTTAACAGTGAACAGCAGATCCAGTTTTCGCAAAGTAAATCGAAGGATATCTCCGTTGATTGTCTGCAGTGTCCGGTGAAAGCAGTTTGCCATGGTGGGTGTCCGAAACATCGCTTCTCACTTTCATCGAATGGTATTCCGAATAAAAACTATTTGTGTGACGGCTACAAAGTTCATTTCAGCCACTGCGTTCCGCCGATGAAGGAAATTATCCGCCGGGTTCTTCAGAGTGCCTAA